In Candidatus Omnitrophota bacterium, a genomic segment contains:
- the carB gene encoding carbamoyl-phosphate synthase large subunit produces the protein MPKRRDIHKILMIGSGPIVIGQACEFDYSGSQACKALREEGYHTILVNSNPATIMTDPNMADVTYIEPLTIEAVSEIIRKERPDAILPTLGGQTGLNLAFFLMKEGILKRYGVESIGADVDAISRAEDRDLFKKAMQEIGVGVPKSGIATGVEEGMKIGLGIGFPLILRPAYTLGGSGGSIAYNKEELEQFIAKGIEISPVGQVLVEQSVLGWKEIEFEVMRDCVDNVIMITSMENVDPMGVHTGDSIVVAPSQTLTAEEYTQFVNLSKRIIRKIGITGGGANIQFAQNPDNGNIVIIEVNPRLSRSSALASKATGFPIARVATKLAVGLTLPEVLNQVTGKTSAFFEPTVDYCVFKICRFTFEKFPQTKRILNTSMKAVGEAMSIGRNFREALQKGIRSTETRRFGLGSDGRDRIADRMLKNPGQDILDEIRDKIRTPNDDRLFYIRYGIKAGLSTDEIYELSKIDRWFIDNLRQIVELEEKLHHYRAGTAKDGIKVPHDLLLEAKRYGFSDIQIAHIINSTENTVRTHRKKMKIKPAYKLVDTCGGEFKAERPYYYSTYETKDESAPSNKKKVLILGGGPNRIGQGIEFDYCCCHASYALRDEGIESIMINCNPETVSTDYDTSDKLYFEPLTVEDVMNIVDLEKPVGIIVQFGGQTPLNISGALSKAGVNILGTSPDSIDIAEDRKRFQVMLKKLKLIQPDNGTATSFEEAREVAQKISYPVVVRPSYVLGGRAMEIVYDEKGLSDYMEKAVEASPERPILIDKFLEDAIEVDVDAIADGNRCVIGGIMEHIEEAGIHSGDSAMVLPPHTLGKDIIETIRKNTYAMAKELKVKGLMNVQYAVKNNIVYVLEVNPRASRTIPFVSKVIGVPLAKLATKIMLGKTLDELGFTKEKTPKSVAVKESVFPFIRFPGVDAILGPEMKSTGEVMGIDSTFGVAYAKSQIAAGQKLPVKGNVFISVKNQDKRNVVFVAKKLADLGFKIMATSGTADALKNNDIDVRVLPKIQEGRPNIIDLIKDRKVGLIINTPSGKATKEDETKIRSHAILYSVPLITTISGAQASVNGIENLIKHPKMGVKSLQEYHKDIK, from the coding sequence ATGCCAAAGCGTAGAGATATACATAAGATATTGATGATCGGTTCCGGCCCTATAGTCATAGGACAGGCGTGCGAATTCGATTACTCGGGATCCCAGGCATGCAAGGCGCTCAGGGAAGAGGGTTATCACACCATCCTGGTCAACTCGAACCCCGCGACCATAATGACCGATCCCAATATGGCCGATGTGACTTATATAGAACCTCTTACCATTGAAGCAGTGAGCGAGATAATACGCAAGGAGAGGCCGGATGCGATCCTCCCGACATTGGGCGGACAGACAGGCCTGAACCTGGCGTTCTTCCTGATGAAGGAAGGCATATTGAAGAGATACGGCGTGGAGTCGATAGGGGCCGATGTCGATGCCATATCCCGCGCCGAAGACAGGGACCTGTTCAAAAAGGCCATGCAGGAGATAGGGGTGGGCGTGCCGAAGAGCGGCATCGCCACCGGCGTCGAAGAGGGGATGAAAATAGGGCTTGGCATAGGGTTCCCGCTCATCCTGCGGCCGGCTTACACCCTCGGGGGGAGCGGCGGCTCCATAGCTTATAACAAAGAGGAGCTGGAACAGTTCATCGCGAAAGGCATAGAGATAAGCCCCGTGGGGCAGGTGCTCGTAGAGCAGTCGGTCCTCGGGTGGAAAGAGATAGAGTTCGAGGTCATGAGGGATTGCGTAGATAATGTCATCATGATAACTTCCATGGAGAACGTAGACCCTATGGGAGTACATACAGGCGACAGCATAGTCGTGGCGCCGTCCCAGACGCTTACGGCCGAAGAGTATACACAATTTGTCAACCTCTCAAAACGCATAATACGCAAGATAGGCATAACGGGCGGCGGGGCCAATATACAGTTCGCCCAGAACCCGGATAACGGTAATATAGTCATAATAGAGGTCAACCCCCGGCTCTCGAGAAGCTCGGCGCTTGCCTCCAAGGCGACGGGATTTCCCATCGCCCGCGTGGCGACGAAGCTCGCCGTGGGCCTGACGCTCCCGGAAGTCCTGAACCAGGTCACAGGAAAGACATCGGCCTTCTTTGAGCCGACGGTCGATTACTGCGTATTCAAGATATGCCGGTTCACCTTCGAGAAGTTCCCGCAGACGAAGCGCATCCTGAACACGTCGATGAAGGCGGTGGGTGAAGCGATGTCGATCGGCAGGAACTTCAGGGAAGCCCTGCAGAAGGGGATACGGTCCACCGAGACACGGAGGTTCGGGCTCGGCTCAGACGGCAGGGACAGGATCGCGGACAGGATGCTGAAGAACCCCGGACAGGATATACTGGACGAGATACGGGATAAGATACGCACCCCTAATGATGACCGGCTCTTTTACATCCGTTACGGCATCAAGGCGGGGTTATCGACAGACGAGATATATGAGCTATCGAAGATCGACAGGTGGTTCATAGACAACCTGAGACAGATAGTGGAGCTCGAAGAGAAACTTCATCACTATAGGGCCGGGACTGCGAAGGACGGGATAAAAGTCCCGCATGACCTGCTCCTGGAGGCAAAACGGTACGGTTTTTCGGATATCCAGATAGCCCATATCATAAACTCAACGGAGAACACTGTGAGAACGCACAGAAAGAAGATGAAGATAAAACCGGCATATAAACTGGTCGATACGTGTGGCGGAGAGTTCAAAGCGGAACGGCCTTACTATTATTCGACCTACGAAACGAAAGATGAGAGCGCGCCTTCCAATAAGAAGAAAGTCCTTATCCTGGGCGGCGGGCCTAACAGGATAGGCCAGGGGATAGAGTTCGATTACTGCTGCTGCCATGCCTCATATGCGCTGAGGGACGAGGGGATAGAGAGCATCATGATAAACTGCAACCCGGAGACCGTCTCCACCGACTACGACACCTCCGACAAGCTCTATTTCGAGCCGCTCACCGTTGAGGACGTGATGAATATAGTCGACCTCGAAAAACCGGTCGGCATAATAGTCCAGTTCGGCGGCCAGACGCCACTCAACATATCGGGCGCCCTTTCGAAGGCAGGGGTCAATATACTGGGCACCAGCCCCGACTCCATAGACATCGCCGAGGACAGGAAAAGGTTCCAGGTGATGCTCAAGAAGCTCAAACTTATACAGCCCGATAACGGCACCGCGACCTCATTCGAGGAAGCCAGGGAGGTCGCCCAGAAGATCAGCTACCCGGTAGTGGTGCGTCCCTCATATGTCCTCGGCGGACGGGCGATGGAGATCGTCTACGATGAAAAAGGGCTGAGCGATTATATGGAGAAGGCGGTAGAGGCATCGCCCGAGAGACCCATACTGATCGATAAATTCCTCGAGGATGCCATCGAAGTCGACGTCGACGCCATAGCGGACGGGAACAGATGCGTTATAGGCGGCATAATGGAGCACATAGAAGAGGCGGGGATACATTCCGGGGACAGCGCTATGGTGCTCCCTCCTCATACCCTGGGGAAAGATATCATCGAAACGATCAGGAAGAACACCTATGCGATGGCAAAAGAGCTCAAGGTGAAGGGGCTCATGAACGTCCAGTACGCCGTCAAGAACAACATCGTATATGTTCTCGAGGTAAACCCGCGCGCATCCAGGACGATCCCGTTCGTGAGCAAGGTGATAGGCGTGCCGCTCGCGAAGCTGGCCACTAAGATAATGCTGGGAAAGACGCTGGATGAGCTCGGCTTCACAAAAGAGAAGACACCGAAGTCCGTCGCGGTCAAAGAGTCCGTATTCCCGTTCATAAGGTTCCCCGGCGTAGACGCGATCCTTGGGCCGGAGATGAAATCGACCGGAGAGGTGATGGGGATAGATTCGACATTCGGCGTCGCCTACGCCAAGAGCCAGATAGCGGCAGGGCAGAAACTGCCGGTCAAAGGGAACGTATTCATAAGCGTAAAGAACCAGGACAAGCGTAATGTCGTATTCGTCGCGAAGAAGCTGGCGGACCTCGGCTTCAAGATCATGGCGACCTCCGGGACCGCCGATGCCCTCAAGAACAACGACATAGACGTCCGGGTCCTGCCGAAGATACAGGAGGGCCGGCCGAATATCATCGACCTGATAAAAGACAGGAAGGTAGGGTTGATCATAAATACGCCGTCCGGCAAAGCCACAAAAGAGGATGAGACGAAGATACGTTCGCACGCTATACTGTACAGCGTTCCGCTCATCACGACCATTTCCGGGGCGCAGGCCTCGGTCAACGGTATAGAGAACCTTATAAAGCACCCGAAGATGGGCGTGAAGTCGCTTCAGGAATATCACAAAGATATAAAATAG
- the purF gene encoding amidophosphoribosyltransferase, which produces MKEYCGVVGIYGHKDAARLAYLALYALQHRGEESAGIVSFDGKRVHSHKGMGLVGVVFDEPNLKKLKGPAAIGHVRYSTTGSSVVKNVQPLLINHKRGFIAVAHNGNITNSVEIRNELEDGGSILQTTMDSELIVHLLVKDQKNNYRQKIVPITSKLEGAYSFVLMINDSIYAIRDPHGFRPLCLGKLDGAYIVASETCALDMIQATYVRDIEPGEVLIINKDGLTSLRQPTAKRHAFCIFEYIYFARPDSNIFQKSVYLARKNLGRALAKEHPAQADIVMPIPDSGTCAALGYAEESKIPIEMAFVRNHYIGRTFIQPSQLIRDFKVKVKLNPVRDAINGKRIAIIEDSIVRGTTSRGRVRALRQAGAKEIHMRVSCPPLISPCFYGIDFPTKKELVASKHTVDEIARFIGVDSLKYLSLEGMLDSMLLPKEEFCTACFTGNYPTTICKPPSKKALERRACAGFAKEEMHD; this is translated from the coding sequence ATGAAAGAGTACTGCGGAGTTGTCGGCATTTACGGCCATAAAGACGCGGCCCGCCTGGCCTACCTGGCCCTCTATGCCCTCCAGCACAGGGGGGAAGAGTCCGCCGGGATAGTCAGCTTCGACGGAAAGCGCGTACATTCCCATAAGGGCATGGGGCTCGTGGGGGTCGTATTCGACGAGCCGAACCTGAAGAAATTGAAAGGCCCTGCCGCCATAGGCCACGTGAGATACTCGACGACCGGGTCGAGCGTGGTAAAGAACGTCCAGCCCTTATTGATAAACCATAAACGCGGCTTCATAGCGGTAGCCCATAACGGGAATATCACCAATTCGGTGGAGATACGGAACGAGCTTGAAGACGGCGGCTCCATACTGCAGACGACGATGGACTCCGAGCTCATCGTACACCTCCTGGTCAAGGACCAGAAGAATAATTACAGACAGAAGATAGTGCCCATAACGTCCAAGCTTGAGGGCGCCTATTCGTTCGTCCTAATGATAAACGACTCCATATATGCCATACGCGATCCTCATGGTTTCAGGCCGCTCTGCCTTGGAAAACTCGACGGCGCCTATATCGTGGCAAGCGAGACGTGCGCCCTGGACATGATACAGGCCACCTACGTGCGCGATATCGAGCCCGGCGAGGTCCTGATAATAAATAAAGACGGCCTCACCTCCCTGAGACAGCCGACAGCCAAAAGACACGCCTTCTGTATATTCGAATATATATATTTCGCCAGGCCCGACAGCAATATATTCCAGAAGAGCGTCTACCTTGCCAGGAAGAACCTGGGCAGGGCGCTCGCAAAGGAGCATCCGGCCCAGGCCGACATCGTCATGCCGATACCCGACTCGGGCACCTGCGCCGCCCTGGGCTACGCCGAGGAGTCGAAGATACCGATAGAGATGGCCTTTGTCAGGAACCACTATATCGGCAGGACGTTCATCCAGCCGAGCCAGCTCATACGGGACTTCAAGGTGAAGGTGAAACTTAATCCCGTCAGGGATGCCATCAACGGGAAGAGGATAGCCATCATCGAGGACTCCATAGTGAGGGGCACAACCTCAAGGGGGAGGGTGAGGGCCCTGAGGCAGGCCGGCGCGAAGGAGATACATATGCGCGTCAGCTGCCCGCCGCTCATATCGCCCTGTTTTTACGGCATTGACTTCCCGACGAAAAAAGAGCTGGTGGCGTCAAAACATACCGTTGACGAGATAGCCCGTTTCATAGGCGTCGACAGCTTAAAATACCTGAGCCTGGAGGGGATGCTCGACTCCATGCTTCTCCCTAAAGAGGAATTCTGTACCGCCTGTTTCACCGGGAATTACCCCACGACGATATGCAAACCCCCGTCGAAGAAGGCCCTGGAACGGAGGGCCTGCGCGGGATTTGCGAAAGAAGAGATGCATGACTAA
- the guaA gene encoding glutamine-hydrolyzing GMP synthase encodes MTNEILIIDFGSQYNQLIARKVREHSVFCEIVPPDIKAGSIDPRKVRGIILSGGPASVYEKMAPVCEEGIFRLGIPVLGICYGMQLMARMLGGEVAKAGSREYGRASITVTDHRLLFKGIPKRSVTWMSHGDKVKRLPRGFRRIALSQNTSIAAFADPARKFFGVQFHPEVAHTRYGSAILKNFIKEICGAKSDWSMRSFVRESVAEIRKTVGPRDRVILGLSGGVDSSVAAVLLNKAIGHRLVAIFVDNGLMRKNESKTVGEVFRRHFKINLKSIDAQDEFLNNLRGVADPEKKRKIIGRTFVRIFEREAKKVGGAKFLAQGTLYPDLIESRSAFGGPSATIKTHHNVGGLPKKMNLKLIEPLKYLFKDEVRRVGKELGMPWEVLGRHPFPGPGLAVRILGDVTRARCDVLREVDDRFISTLIKEGLYDTIWQAFAVLLPIKSVGVMGDERTYENAVAIRAVTSLDGMTADWAKIPYDVLGKVSNRIINEVKGVNRVVYDISSKPPATIEWE; translated from the coding sequence ATGACTAACGAGATCCTGATAATAGATTTCGGTTCCCAGTATAATCAGCTGATCGCGCGTAAGGTCCGTGAGCATAGCGTGTTCTGCGAGATAGTGCCGCCGGATATAAAGGCCGGCTCCATAGACCCCAGGAAGGTCAGGGGGATCATCCTTTCCGGAGGGCCGGCCAGCGTCTACGAAAAGATGGCGCCCGTATGCGAAGAGGGGATATTCCGCCTCGGGATACCCGTCCTGGGCATATGCTACGGCATGCAGCTTATGGCCAGGATGCTGGGCGGAGAGGTCGCAAAGGCGGGTTCGCGGGAATACGGGCGGGCCTCCATCACCGTTACCGACCATCGTCTCCTATTCAAAGGCATACCAAAACGCAGCGTGACATGGATGAGCCACGGCGATAAGGTGAAGAGACTGCCCCGCGGCTTCAGGCGTATCGCCCTGTCGCAGAATACCTCGATCGCCGCATTCGCCGACCCTGCCAGAAAATTTTTCGGCGTCCAATTCCATCCGGAGGTCGCGCACACACGTTACGGGTCCGCGATATTGAAGAATTTCATAAAGGAGATATGCGGCGCCAAGAGCGACTGGTCGATGCGGTCGTTCGTGCGCGAGTCGGTCGCGGAGATACGAAAGACCGTCGGTCCGCGCGACAGGGTCATACTGGGCCTGTCCGGAGGGGTCGATTCTTCCGTCGCGGCCGTCCTCCTGAATAAGGCCATCGGTCACCGGCTTGTAGCCATATTCGTAGACAACGGGCTAATGCGCAAGAATGAGTCGAAAACGGTCGGCGAGGTCTTCCGGCGCCATTTTAAGATAAATCTGAAATCGATCGACGCGCAGGATGAATTCCTCAATAATCTCAGGGGCGTGGCTGACCCGGAGAAGAAGAGGAAGATCATAGGCAGGACCTTTGTCCGGATATTTGAACGCGAGGCGAAGAAGGTCGGGGGCGCAAAGTTCCTGGCGCAGGGGACATTGTATCCGGACCTCATCGAATCCCGTTCGGCGTTCGGCGGGCCGAGCGCCACCATAAAGACACACCACAATGTCGGCGGGCTCCCGAAGAAGATGAATCTTAAGCTGATAGAGCCGTTAAAGTACCTCTTTAAAGATGAGGTGCGCAGGGTAGGGAAAGAGCTGGGGATGCCGTGGGAAGTGCTAGGGCGCCACCCGTTCCCCGGGCCGGGCCTGGCCGTCCGCATACTGGGCGACGTGACAAGGGCCAGGTGCGATGTTTTGAGAGAGGTGGACGACCGTTTCATCTCGACCCTCATCAAAGAAGGATTATACGACACGATCTGGCAGGCGTTCGCGGTCCTGCTGCCTATAAAATCGGTAGGCGTCATGGGCGATGAGCGGACTTATGAGAATGCCGTGGCCATAAGGGCCGTCACGAGCCTTGACGGTATGACCGCCGACTGGGCAAAGATACCGTACGATGTGCTGGGCAAGGTGTCGAACCGCATAATAAACGAGGTAAAAGGAGTGAACAGGGTGGTATACGACATCAGCTCGAAGCCGCCTGCTACGATAGAGTGGGAGTAG
- the purL gene encoding phosphoribosylformylglycinamidine synthase subunit PurL translates to MIWRVEVKEKRGFYDAAGESIKKDIADLGFARAIEKVVYIQVYLLGGDADERDIKFICEELLTDPVTQDYSYNGNVSDEKGLKVVEVAYNPGVMDPVEESARKAIRDLGITGITAVKTAKKYLIKGRLSLGDIHSIAEKALYNKVIQHIVKGRSTIAPEPPPYRFELRHINILDASPEGLKKISRKGQLFLSVEEMLSIQKYFKKLGRPPTDCELETIAQTWSEHCKHKTFRGSIEFEGRTIRNLLKRTVMKVTEELDRPWCVSVFKDNSGIIRFDEKHNICFKVETHNHPSALEPYGGAGTGIGGVIRDPMGTGLGAKPIINTDIFCFAPPDYPHKKVPRGVLHPKRVMKGVVAGVRDYGNRMGIPTSNGAVLFDEDFLGNPLVFCGNVGIMPKEKSFKKTFSGDLVVVVGGRTGRDGIHGATFSSGELTHESEEVSGSAVQIGNPIQEKKMADVLIQARDLDLYNAITDCGAGGLSSAVGEMGEELGAEVHLDKVPLKYKGLSYDEIWISEAQERMVLAVDPKNIGRLKDLFAGENVEATVIGRFTSDRRLRLFYEGTVVCDMDMKFLHDGVPDVRRKAVWKRPSHKEPRLPDKRDLTSDLIGLLSNWNIASKEWIIRQYDHEVQGGSVLKPLQGATNDGPGDASITRPILGSKKGIILSCGINPDHGKIDPYWMAAGAIDEALRQITAVGGDIGKAALLDNFCWGNTNKPDRLGGLVRASRACYDIAKIYGTPFISGKDSLNNEYSTGKKTISIPPTLLISCIAVMDDVSKAVTMDAKRPGNAVYLVGYTHDELGGSQYYKMKGCIGNKVPKVYPSYGKRLMTALAGAISKGTVASCHDCSEGGMAVALAEMAFAGGYGMAIDLDTDALPEGQEILTDTVFLFSESNTRFVVETKDERAFLAALKGIPVWKLGRVSDGRSFKITGRDKRPVITTDTGALKAAWQRPFKDI, encoded by the coding sequence ATGATCTGGAGAGTTGAAGTAAAAGAGAAACGCGGTTTTTATGATGCCGCTGGCGAAAGCATAAAGAAGGACATCGCCGACCTCGGGTTCGCCCGCGCGATAGAGAAGGTCGTCTATATACAGGTCTATCTCCTGGGGGGCGACGCGGATGAGCGGGATATAAAGTTTATCTGCGAAGAGCTGCTCACGGACCCGGTAACCCAGGATTACAGTTATAACGGGAACGTATCGGACGAAAAAGGGCTCAAGGTAGTCGAGGTGGCCTATAACCCCGGCGTCATGGACCCCGTCGAGGAGAGCGCCAGGAAGGCGATAAGGGACCTGGGCATCACCGGCATCACCGCCGTAAAGACCGCAAAAAAATACCTCATCAAAGGAAGGCTCTCCCTCGGAGATATCCATTCGATAGCGGAGAAGGCCCTTTACAACAAGGTCATACAGCATATCGTGAAAGGGCGCTCTACGATAGCCCCGGAGCCCCCGCCTTACAGGTTCGAATTACGCCATATAAATATCCTGGACGCCTCTCCCGAAGGCCTTAAAAAGATATCGCGAAAAGGCCAGCTCTTCTTAAGCGTCGAAGAGATGCTCTCCATACAGAAATACTTCAAAAAACTGGGCCGCCCGCCCACGGATTGCGAACTCGAGACGATAGCGCAGACCTGGTCCGAACACTGTAAACATAAGACGTTCCGGGGATCGATAGAATTCGAAGGCAGGACGATACGCAACCTTTTGAAACGCACCGTAATGAAGGTCACGGAGGAGCTCGATAGACCGTGGTGCGTATCCGTATTCAAGGACAACTCCGGCATCATAAGGTTCGACGAAAAACATAACATCTGTTTCAAGGTCGAGACCCATAACCATCCGTCGGCGCTTGAGCCCTACGGGGGCGCGGGGACCGGCATAGGAGGCGTCATACGCGACCCTATGGGTACGGGCCTCGGCGCCAAACCGATAATAAATACCGACATATTCTGCTTCGCGCCTCCGGACTATCCTCACAAAAAAGTCCCGCGGGGAGTCCTCCATCCGAAAAGGGTCATGAAAGGCGTCGTTGCCGGAGTGAGGGATTACGGGAATAGGATGGGCATACCCACCTCGAACGGCGCGGTACTCTTTGACGAGGATTTTCTCGGCAACCCTCTCGTCTTCTGCGGGAACGTAGGCATCATGCCGAAAGAGAAGTCTTTTAAGAAGACGTTCTCGGGGGACCTGGTGGTCGTGGTAGGGGGGAGGACCGGCAGGGACGGCATACACGGCGCGACATTCTCCTCCGGCGAGCTGACGCATGAATCCGAAGAGGTATCAGGTTCCGCCGTCCAGATAGGGAACCCGATACAGGAAAAGAAGATGGCGGACGTCCTGATACAGGCCCGGGACCTGGACCTTTATAACGCTATCACCGACTGCGGCGCGGGCGGCCTCTCGAGCGCCGTAGGCGAAATGGGCGAGGAGCTGGGGGCAGAGGTGCACCTGGATAAGGTGCCTCTTAAATATAAGGGGCTGAGTTACGACGAGATATGGATATCGGAGGCGCAGGAGAGGATGGTCCTCGCCGTAGATCCAAAAAATATAGGCAGGCTGAAAGACCTTTTCGCCGGGGAGAACGTGGAGGCCACGGTCATAGGACGTTTCACGTCGGACAGGCGCCTGCGCCTCTTCTACGAAGGCACCGTCGTCTGCGACATGGATATGAAGTTCCTCCATGACGGTGTGCCGGACGTCAGGAGAAAGGCGGTATGGAAAAGGCCGTCTCACAAGGAACCCCGCCTGCCGGATAAGAGGGACCTCACTTCCGATCTCATAGGGCTCCTATCCAACTGGAACATCGCAAGCAAAGAATGGATCATACGGCAATACGACCATGAAGTGCAGGGGGGCAGCGTGCTGAAGCCGCTCCAGGGCGCAACGAACGACGGTCCGGGCGACGCGTCAATAACGCGGCCCATACTCGGCTCCAAAAAGGGTATCATATTATCGTGCGGGATAAATCCGGACCACGGGAAGATAGACCCGTACTGGATGGCGGCCGGCGCCATCGACGAGGCGCTGAGACAGATAACGGCGGTAGGCGGCGATATCGGAAAGGCGGCGCTCCTCGACAATTTCTGCTGGGGCAATACGAATAAGCCGGACCGGCTGGGCGGGCTGGTAAGGGCCTCCCGCGCATGTTACGATATAGCAAAGATATACGGCACGCCTTTCATATCCGGGAAGGATAGCCTTAATAACGAATATTCGACCGGCAAAAAGACGATCTCCATACCGCCGACACTCCTGATATCCTGTATAGCCGTAATGGACGATGTATCGAAGGCCGTGACGATGGACGCGAAGCGCCCCGGTAACGCCGTCTATCTCGTGGGATACACCCATGACGAACTGGGCGGCTCTCAATACTACAAGATGAAAGGATGTATCGGCAATAAAGTCCCAAAGGTCTACCCGTCATACGGAAAACGGCTGATGACCGCCCTGGCAGGAGCCATATCCAAAGGGACGGTCGCGTCCTGCCATGACTGTTCCGAAGGCGGGATGGCCGTCGCGCTCGCCGAGATGGCATTTGCCGGAGGTTACGGCATGGCGATAGACCTTGATACGGACGCGCTTCCTGAAGGGCAGGAGATATTGACGGATACCGTATTCCTATTTTCCGAATCGAACACCCGTTTCGTGGTAGAAACGAAAGACGAGCGCGCCTTCCTTGCCGCCCTTAAGGGTATCCCCGTATGGAAATTGGGCCGCGTATCAGACGGCCGATCCTTTAAAATAACCGGCCGGGATAAGAGACCGGTAATAACGACCGACACAGGGGCCCTGAAGGCGGCATGGCAGCGGCCTTTTAAGGATATCTGA
- the purQ gene encoding phosphoribosylformylglycinamidine synthase I, with the protein MAKTVNTIVLRTAGTNCDRETAFAFEKAGARPELVHINLLASGKKRLSDYQILAIPGGFTYGDDIASGKILANELKFGLKDQVREFIADGKLIIGICNGFQILVKAGLLPNLAGDFSTIEATLTLNDSARFEDRWVFLQAPSSKPQANCVWTNGIDDVIELPIAHGEGKFIPRDSKVLDQLKKKGLIVFRYTDEKGGIKGYPLNPNGSVENIAAICDTTGRIMGLMPHPERHIDTFQHPRWTRRKRGGPGDGLRIFRNGVAFSKKYL; encoded by the coding sequence ATGGCCAAGACCGTAAATACGATAGTTCTGAGGACCGCGGGGACGAATTGCGACAGAGAGACGGCTTTTGCTTTCGAGAAGGCGGGCGCGCGGCCCGAACTCGTACATATAAATCTCCTGGCCTCCGGGAAAAAACGTCTATCGGATTACCAGATACTGGCCATACCCGGCGGTTTCACTTACGGCGACGACATAGCGAGCGGGAAGATACTGGCAAATGAGCTTAAGTTCGGGTTGAAAGACCAGGTGAGGGAGTTCATCGCGGACGGCAAACTCATCATAGGCATCTGCAACGGCTTCCAGATACTCGTCAAGGCGGGGCTCCTCCCGAACCTTGCCGGCGACTTCAGCACGATCGAAGCGACCCTTACATTAAACGACTCCGCCCGCTTCGAGGATCGTTGGGTTTTCCTCCAAGCTCCAAGCTCCAAGCCTCAAGCCAACTGCGTGTGGACTAACGGGATAGATGACGTCATTGAACTGCCGATAGCGCACGGAGAAGGGAAGTTCATCCCCAGGGACAGCAAGGTGCTGGATCAACTGAAGAAGAAAGGACTGATCGTCTTCCGATATACGGACGAAAAAGGCGGCATTAAGGGTTACCCGCTCAACCCGAACGGCTCCGTAGAGAATATCGCGGCAATATGCGACACTACGGGCCGTATAATGGGGCTGATGCCGCACCCCGAACGGCACATAGACACGTTCCAGCACCCGAGATGGACCAGAAGGAAGAGAGGCGGCCCGGGTGACGGGTTACGCATATTCCGGAATGGCGTGGCTTTTTCCAAAAAATATTTGTAA